A stretch of Malus sylvestris chromosome 11, drMalSylv7.2, whole genome shotgun sequence DNA encodes these proteins:
- the LOC126588415 gene encoding protein ALP1-like yields MSSSSSSKMMWEIEQEEEELFNQSQGMFNVRDWAQNEMEEDDERRRRDDESRMAGASQSRRVVQAVAHICRPNRAVNIDRNRQRRGQELLDDYFVRNSAFPETYFRRRFRMERHLFNKIMGAVCNHDSYFVQKPDAFGAMGLLPQQKITAALRMLAYGAAADQVDEITRMGQSTILESLMRFCSAIESIYTAEYLRRPTHMDLQRLLKKGEMRGFPGMIGSIDCMHWTWKNCPSAWQGAYGDRKGSKSIILEAVASFDTWIWHAFFGVPGAQNDLNVLAQSPVFNDVLQGNAPKVTYEVNGRMYDGPYYLADGIYPRWSTFVKTVPRPRSAKEKHFARCQEGCRKDVERCFGILQARWAIIRGAARLFDVESLRSIMMTCIILHNMIVEDEYDYEAVDEYEPDTMNNSRTRIYCAHDATDEPVQHEPLERDGRYNERIIQRYTALQRSNMHNARQLDLIEHQWELRGADDT; encoded by the coding sequence atgtcttcttcttcttcttcaaagatgatgtgggaaatcgagcaagaagaggaagaattgtttaaccaatcacaAGGAATGTTCAATGTTAGGGATTGggcccaaaatgagatggaagaggatgacgaGCGTAGACGGAGAGATGACGAATCAAGAATGGCAGGAGCCTCACAATCCCGTCGAGTCGTCCAAGCTGTGGCTCATATCTGCAGGCCCAACCGTGCTGTAAACATTGATAGAAACAGGCAACGACGAGGTCAGGAgctcttggacgattattttgtccgtaacagtgcattccctgaAACATACTtccgacgtcgttttagaatggaacgacatttgttcaacaaaatcatgggcgctgtttgcaaccatgattcttactttgtgcaaaagccggatgcttttggtgctatgggtctcctgcctcagcaaaaaattactgctgccttgcggatgcttgcatatggagcagctgcagaccaagtggacgagataacgaggatgggacaatcaaccattcttgagtccctcATGAGGTTTTGTTCggcaatcgaatctatctacaccgcagagtacctccggaGACCTACTCatatggacttgcaaaggcttctgaagaaaggcgagatgcgaggttttccagggatgattggaagcattgattgtatgcactggacttggaaaaactgtccaagtgcatggcaaggcgcttatggggacagaaaaggatcaaaaagtatcattttggaggcggtggcatcttttgatacatggatttggcacgcctttttcggggttccgggagctcaaaatgacctcaacgtccttgcccaatccccagtgttcaacgatgtcctgcaaggaaatgcaccaaaagtcacgtatgaGGTCAATGGACGTATGtacgacgggccatactacctagctgatggcatttacccaaggtggtcaacatttgtcaaaacagtgccacgtccgcgcagtgcaaaggaaaaacactttgcaagatgtcaagaagggtgcaggaaggatgtggagcgttgtttcggtatcctccaagctcgctgggcgatcatcaggggtgctgccagattgtttgatgtagagtcgcttcgatccatcatgatgacgtgcatcattcttcacaacatgattgtggaagatgagtacgattatgaagccgttgatgaatatgagccagacacgatgaacaattcaagaacacgtatatattgtgctcatgacgccaccgatgagcccgtgcaacatgagccattagaaagggatggacgttacaatgaaaggatcatccaacgatatactgcacttcaaaggtcaaatatgcacaatgcccgccaacttgacttgatagagcaccagtgggaatTGAGGGGTGCTGACGATACTTAA
- the LOC126588416 gene encoding uncharacterized protein LOC126588416, with product MTTQPGTNWTLLEDVALCTSWVQVTHDSITGNEMQLREMWSLIHTNYLEKMGGQRTKESMSSRWKLLSQSFSTWRDALAQASGNLRSGENLTDQELQAQAWYGAKTKSKNKTFTRFECWNIVKDCPKFRVVHVGPEVFMNSTPLHSTPEHASHDHDEDDEEVPETPPVEQASGSTRYPIRPQGKKASKRKGNASKNDYAKYMEDLARQGELNLAREMAKFEADKAREDAKAAAFERKFEADERERELLRQEREHRREERMAERDRDIMKEPLEGKSPDSKYFWKSEKADVLRRRRAREARARGDGPSTTREDYPSMTREDHPSTTNWLGDGYHPFTNP from the exons atgactactcaaccaggtacgaattggacgcttcttgaagatgttgcgttgtgtactagttgggttcaagttactcatgattcgattacgggtaatgagatgcagttgcgagaaatgtggagtcttattcataccaattatcttgagaaaatgggtgggcaaagaactaaggaatcgatgtccagtcgttggaaattacttagtcaatcgtttagtacgtggagagacgccttggcacaagctagtggtaatcttcgaagtggggaaaatttaacggatcag gaacttcaagcacaagcttggtatggtgccaaaaccaaaagcaaaaacaaaacattcacccggtttgaatgttggaatattgtcaaagattgtcctaaatttagagttgtgcatgtcggtccagaagttttcatgaacagcacccctctacactctacaccTGAGCATGCCTCGCATGatcatgatgaagatgatgaagaagtgcctgaaacgccccccgttgaacaagcgtcggggtcaacccgttatccaattaggcctcaaggtaagaaggcttcaaagagaaaaggtaatgcttccaagaatgattatgcaaagtatatggaagatcttgcccgccaaggtgaattgaatttggcccgggaaatggctaaatttgaggctgataaggctagagaggatgcaaaagctgcagcttttgagagaaaatttgaagctgatgagagagaaagagaactacttcggcaagaaagggaacatagaagagaagaaagaatggctgaacgagatcgtgacattatgaaggagcctttagaagggaagtctccagactctaaatatttttggaagtcagAGAAAGCGGATGTGTtgcgaaggaggcgtgcaagagaagcgagagcaagaggagatggtcctagcaccacAAGAGAAGATTATCCTAGCAtgacaagagaagatcatcctagcaccacaaattggttaggtgatgGTTATCATCCATTCACgaacccataa